The sequence TGTCGCGTTTCGTGTGCCGCCGCCGGACCACCCAGTTGAACAGACCGGAGGCCCGTCCGGTGCTTTTCAGCCCGTCGCGGTTGCGGGTGAACAGGTCAAAGACCGGCACCAGATCGGGACTGTCCCATTCGCCCAGTTCCCATGCGCGGTACCAGCCGACCGAACCGCTGTTGATCAGCCGCAGCAACGCGTTCCAGCTATGCAGATTGACCTCTGCCATCGGCCCTTCGCCCCGCCCGCCCAATATCCGCGTCGTCCCGTCGGGCAGCTTGCCCTCGAACGTGCCATGATCCAGCCCGGCATCGATGCGGTCGAGAATATGGTGAAAGCCGGGCGCGAACAGGCGCGCGAAAAAGCCCCCGCCGGTGGCGAATCTTTTGCGCCTGTCCAGCAGATGCTGGCCGCGTTTGGGGGTTTCGACGTTCATGCGCGCAAATATGGACCAGCGCTAAGCGCTTGGCAACGTAGAACTATCCCTACGACCGGTGATCGCTCAGCTTCCCGGCGCGGCAGCCGAACCCGCCAATATGCCGCCATCAATATTCAGTTCCGATCCGGTGATATAGGTCGCTTCGTCCGATGCCAGCAGCACCGCAATCGCGGCCACTTCGCTGTCCTTGCCGAACCGTTGCAGCGGCGTGTCGCGGACCAGCGCCTTTTCCGAGGCCTCCCGCGCGTCACCCTCGCCCAGCATCGGTTCCCACATCGGCGTCATGATCGCGGCGGGGTGGATCGAGTTGCAGCGAATCTGCCAGCCCTGCTGCGCGCAATAAAGCGCGACCGACTTGCTGTGATTGCGGATGGCGGCCTTGGACGAAGCATAAGCCGCAGCCCCCGGTATCCCGACCAGCCCGGAGCGCGACGATATATTGATGATCGATCCCGCGCCCTTGTCCTTCATCGCCTTTATCGCGTAGCGACAGCCGAGGAAGGTGCCGTCAAGATTGACCCGATGGACCGCGCGCCAGTCTGCCAGCGAAGCATTTTCCGGATCATGCGGCCCCACGCCCTTTTCAAAACCGGTGATCCCGGCATTATTGACGACGACATCGGCGGCAGGATGCAAGCTGGCGAGCCGGTCCCAGTCCGCTTCCTGCTCCACGTCGAGCAGCAATGTGTCGCAGCCGAGTTCTTCCCCGACGGCCTGCAGCACGTCGGCATCGCAGTCGGTGAGCAGAACCGTCGCTCCCTCTTCGACGAAAGCCTTGGATATAGCCTTGCCAATACCGCGGGCGGCGCCGGTGATGATGCAAAATTTTCCTGATAGTCTGTTCATAAGAGGTCCTGAATATAGGTGTCAAAATGTCCAGCCCGTCGGACTGGAGAGAATATTCTGATATTGCCTGACGGCGACCTACTTGTTCATCGACCCGATATCCCTTGATCTGCGCGCCAA comes from Sphingorhabdus sp. YGSMI21 and encodes:
- a CDS encoding SDR family oxidoreductase, with amino-acid sequence MNRLSGKFCIITGAARGIGKAISKAFVEEGATVLLTDCDADVLQAVGEELGCDTLLLDVEQEADWDRLASLHPAADVVVNNAGITGFEKGVGPHDPENASLADWRAVHRVNLDGTFLGCRYAIKAMKDKGAGSIINISSRSGLVGIPGAAAYASSKAAIRNHSKSVALYCAQQGWQIRCNSIHPAAIMTPMWEPMLGEGDAREASEKALVRDTPLQRFGKDSEVAAIAVLLASDEATYITGSELNIDGGILAGSAAAPGS